The Urbifossiella limnaea genome has a window encoding:
- a CDS encoding FRG domain-containing protein — translation MFSSVEWCALPSLLRGDLMAATPPVSAASIASQGDIGSVADLLTLLSAIAVDSDHPFWYRGHDDAAWTLTPSLARNPAHLDAELDLMARFQQDASLLLQRPVTSDWDWLALMQHYGCPTRLLDWTESPLVALFFAVCNPLRFDRDGALWLLNPLKLNEASNLYPKYSKYIPYYGDPILAPFLPGNVRGATTLSYPPVAITAIRNSPRMQAQLGTFTLLHKQPIAVERVADGSHVRNYRVPRESKPNIVRELQLLAINKHNVFPELANIGERLKTTLP, via the coding sequence ATGTTTTCCAGCGTCGAATGGTGTGCGCTTCCATCTCTTTTGCGAGGGGATTTGATGGCTGCTACTCCTCCAGTCTCTGCGGCCTCTATTGCATCCCAGGGTGACATCGGAAGTGTCGCCGACTTGCTAACCCTGCTGTCTGCAATTGCAGTCGACTCGGACCATCCATTTTGGTATCGAGGCCACGACGACGCCGCGTGGACGCTTACTCCATCGCTGGCTAGGAACCCCGCCCATCTTGATGCCGAACTTGACCTCATGGCTCGCTTTCAGCAAGATGCATCGCTGCTCCTGCAACGTCCTGTCACCTCCGATTGGGACTGGCTCGCGCTGATGCAGCACTACGGATGTCCAACTCGCCTGCTCGACTGGACGGAGAGCCCTCTCGTTGCATTATTCTTCGCCGTTTGCAATCCCCTTCGGTTCGATCGGGACGGTGCGCTCTGGCTGTTGAACCCATTGAAGCTCAACGAGGCCTCGAATCTTTATCCGAAGTATTCAAAATACATTCCTTATTATGGCGATCCCATTCTTGCTCCATTTCTCCCTGGTAACGTTCGTGGGGCCACTACGCTAAGCTACCCTCCTGTTGCGATCACCGCAATTCGCAATTCCCCCCGCATGCAGGCGCAACTCGGCACTTTCACACTTTTGCATAAGCAGCCAATCGCGGTCGAGCGTGTGGCCGATGGGTCGCATGTGCGCAATTATCGCGTTCCGCGTGAATCCAAGCCTAACATTGTTCGCGAACTGCAGCTGCTAGCAATCAACAAGCATAATGTCTTTCCTGAGCTCGCGAACATTGGCGAACGACTTAAGACGACTCTGCCTTGA